From the genome of Phlebotomus papatasi isolate M1 chromosome 2, Ppap_2.1, whole genome shotgun sequence:
ACACTTACACATAACCTAATTTTGGATATAAGATAGCCTCTTTGCCAAATAAAATCAGGATCATTGTTTTTTGGAATTGATAGAGGAAAATTTCTCTGCAAGGTACAGAACTTATTTAAGCcacaatataataaattaacaataacaaatttattcacaaaaaaaaatcaatttgtgtgTCTATAAATTTGAGTTGTTGGGTCaactttttttctgaaaaaaagtttgaaaaaagaATTCTAAGGTTTGGAATaatttaacacacatttctggTAGACAAAGCTTAAAAACCATTGAGCTATAGAAAAATCATGGTTACACAGCTCGATGTTTTCTGATAAATTGGGATAGAAGATCGGAGAATTTGTGAGGTTCATTGAGATGAGCATGGTGCTTCCCTTCAATTTTATGATACTCAAAGTTTGGATTGTTCTCCCGGAAGACTTGTATAATCTCTTCGATGTACTTCTTGTCTTCGTAGTAGACTGAGTTTGTGCACTTGATGAACATATAGggacattttattttcttggtCATCTCAATGGCGATGTCTTGGGAGAAACTGGCAAAGTTGAAACCCTTGAGACGATTGTCGCGAGTGAAGTAGAATTTTTCTGGATCAGTTGAGGACTTTGCCAGGGCTCGTTTTAAGAGATAGGGACAGGCTTCTTTGGTTACTGATCCATTGGTTCCCTTGTGAAGACGTTCGACAATATCGTCAAATGAGTAACTAGGAGGCTCGGAGTGTTCACGATTGCGCTTATCGGCTAAGAAGAATGCCTCAAAACCTCTCTGGACCATTGCAATATATTTCTCTGGAGGCCTAATATGAGGCTTTAGGGCGTCAATTCCAATCATTAGATCCACTTTGTCAGGAAAGTATGCACTGTAGGAGAAACCTACTAAGGAACTTAGTGAATGCGCTATAATGGAGATTTTCTCCCATTTCTCTTGGTCCGCTAAGATTCGCAAACTCTGACTGATGTCCACCCAACTGTAGAGCATTCCATCTGGAATACGTGATGATAGTCCATGTCCAGGTAAATCTAGAGCTAAGTAGCTGTATTCAGGCGGTAGGTAGGGGATCAGAGTATCAAATGATCCAGCATTGTCTTGCCATCCGTGGAGGCAGATAATTGGGCGAGTATTTCTGGAACCCCACCATTTTCCAGCCACATTTCCCCAAGGTACACTAAACGTAAATTCCTGCACCTAGAAATCCCCGAATTGATCAATTCCTCAGTGATTCCTAATTCTTTTGCAAAACACTTACCTCTCGGTCCGGAAGTCCATTTGCCTCAGGCTTTACAGAAGTGGTCATTTTTCGTGCCAATGAGATCTGCCTGACACCTACAGCCCGCAACACTTGACGAAGTATTATCATCAATTCTGCTAATCGTGACACACTGAAAAATGCGAAAATGAGGGAATTGTGTGAATTGTCCGAAGCACCTTATCTTTGGGACGACTTTATCAGATGACTATGAATTCACCAATAGACTTTACAAATTGTGATATAACTAACTATATATATATCATCAAAATATTAAGATCGTCTTACAAAGTTCATTTCACACAAGGCGCGATAATAATCCGATGATAATAGTGAATTGAGTAAGTTAAAATTCTACTGAGTGATTaagcattttattttatgaatgttgaaaaaaaaagatcaaaagtTTTCGgggttaatttaaattttgattaacaTCCTTTTCTTTTGCTATGCATTTACTCCAGTTGTGCAGAAGtttttatataattataaatacataaatgtttttaaatacaATCCGTATTCATGTACATATATACCTTTTGTTATTTCCTACCGAAAAAACAGAGGTTAATGCACAGTTAATGTTAGGTTATTTTAACCTTAACCTTTAAAATGACTGGCATATTTTTGAGTTCAATTATCGAAATTATCACATTTAGCCGTTTGTATGATAAAACCGTTCAGTTAAGTTTTTGAAGTTTGcacaaaatacattttataaCTCAACAGAATGTGTATTCTCAATAAAATAGGGGTTGCTTTGGGATTTAGGTTATGTTGCGTTAGgagtattttcttaaaatacgcGAGGATGCAACGGccgaatttatatttttttaaatgaatatttcagaaaatttaattttaatattgcaCTCTTCTGGGCCTAAACgtttaaatcaaataaaatttttaaaaatagcgcccctagccgTGGTCTTATGTCATAGAACCGACGCTGcttcagcataaaacggttaatattatgTTCAAATCCCGCACAACTcaagcttaaaatgatttcacttgtatgtaatacactcatagcttcaacacgaaagggttaaaattgcaaataaagagcgcacagttgCAGTACAAAACTgtttaaattgaatataaaatcctcacagctttcgaacgaaacgtttagcaatttagatcgtttttactcggattctgtgcaaatttaaataaaatcgatataatatcataatttctgtgtgaatttttgtttaatacgttagtctcattttagtaataaagcacaatgatttaaaaaaaaataatatcacagaaacattcattactacaaaatcagtgttagcaaggagacactgattctcttcatgaacattATTTTCTGTAATGTGATGTCTTGAacaaggtatatagcaaaatccaaaaaaaaaaaaattatcgttatGAAGAGAGCAGGAAATCaatcttaatttcaatgatttttacaatattgatgATTAGCAGAAACCACAGAACAATTAGAAAATTCCCTGAGCATGTAGatataaaagttcaaaaattattaatcgtttAGATGGTtactattagggtaagtgtgtcaaatttcggcatagttacatgcaagcgtcaaactctcaagtttgaaatgtaatattttaaatacaaattgattttttttattctttcttttgaaagagtgttgcttggaaccttgtagagtttaccgtctttatttactcgtaaatcattcttaatacattttaaaatgaataaaaatatagacatagctttggtgccctatttcggccaccttcattctcatagttccttgcccttcaggaattcttccaatatctttttcgcgtcatctcgcttgtcgaagctacattttttgttattcttttgcattgtataatctctggagtacgtaaaatctaaaagttcatgaaaattcgaggaagaaaaaaggtggccgaaattgcaagttggccggaatttggcacacttaccctaagtccttcatataatttagaaaatttaaagaaattaaaatgtatCTTAATTATTGTCCATAAacattgtagacctgaggaaggacacatccaatctccgaaacgtcgtaagaaggaaatagagaagtttaaaAAAGGTCTATTACCGTGTTTTATTGACTATTAATTAATTACCTAAAAAGACCGAGAACACAATTCGTTTTatgttttatcataaaaatgattttattagatattttttcCCTAATACACAGTGTTGActtacaataaaattaattacccCCTTACTAAAGTTTATCGTCattgatttgaaaaaaataatctcAGCTAACGTGATCTGGATTAGGAATGATCGGgtcctcaaaaaaaaataagtatagTACTCGCTTCATCTTTAAgaagagattttataaaatctctctAGAGTTTGCTCTTGATTTTTCCATTGGATTTGTAGTTCTTCCGGATAAAGTCAGAGATGGTTCCACTGACTACTGTGGGATTAGTTAAATGAACATGATGTCTCCCATTGACTTGATGCATTACAAAGAGAGGATTGCAATTTTTCATCTCTTCAATCACTTCCAGTAAATACTTTTCCTCTTCCCAGAATTTAACCACTGATTGTTCGCATCTAATGTACATGTAGGGAATGTTAATCCTCCGGGCAAGGATTACACAGCTCTCCTGGCTGATTAGGAGATGTTTTAAGTATTTTAGGCGTCCGTCACGATTGAAATAGTATTTATCGGGATATTTGGTGGACTTCCGGACGCCGCGACTGAGAATGTAGGGACAGTATTCTGGCGAAATGGATTTGAAGGTGCCAATGTGCAATCTCTCCACGAGTTCATCATAGGTATAACTAGGGGGTTCACTGGGATTGAGGTTCCTCTCATCTTCTATTGCAACATTGGCTAGCATGGTTTGCAGATAATCCACAATATCAGGCATAATTTTTGGTTTAAGAGCATCCAGCGCAATGACAAATTCCACTTTATCGGGGAACAATCCGGCGTAGACAAAAGTAATAAGTGCTCCCAGAGAGTGGCataaaatggatattttttccCACTCATAGATCTCCTGAATTCGTTTGATCAGCCAGATATAGTCATAGGCAGTGTAGCTCATTCCGTGTGGGAAGGGTGATGAAAATCCATGCCCGGGAAGATCTATAGCCAGGTATCCAAATTCTTCCGGAAGCAGAGGTATCAAAGTATCGAAAGTGCCAATATTGTCCTGCCATCCATGGATACATAGGATAGGGCGGCCATTCTTGGGGCCCCACCATTTGCCCGCAATATGTCCCCAGGGTACATCAATTCGCACTTTCGTGGCCTTGAAAGTTTATTAGAAAAATCTCACATCGACTTTCAGCTGCTTCagcaattaattaatatttttacctttttgcTATTCCCACGAACATCCTTGATGGCTTCACCATCGGAGGACTCCTTGGCATGACGAAATATTTCACGAGCTAAGGTCTCTTCAGCAGACTTCCACATGATTTTCACTGGTCAAATTCTCACCGACTGACACACTCTCTTTGGAAAGATTAATATAATATCTTATCACGCGAGTACGCAATGTCAAGCTGACAATTTTATCGCGGTCCAGGAAGAATAAGAGAATGATCGGAATGTACAGAAAATGTTTCTATTTACCTCTGGGATTTTCCTGGTTAACCCAAACACGATAAATTTATACTTCACGAGCTATAAGAGCACTTTCACGCCAAAGTTTTAAAGAGACACTCGTCTCTGACACCGTTTTGCAGGTGGATTTTATTCAACTAGGTATTTCACCAGTCATGGGGCAAATATCATCTACCTGACTGAATAACCAAAGAAGTGCAAAGTCCAAGATTTCAGCTTGTTTAACTGCGTGAATGACTAAATTCCACCAGGGAGACCTTTCGAACATTTACCCGAAGCGATTAACCTTTCTTCTCATGATTCACAGACTTCACAGACGATTTCGTGCACAAGCGCTGTTGAAAAGTAAGGAGGaacttctcaatgaaattttgtaatgtAACGGAAATATTGGTTAACCCATTAGCGCGAAAGGGTAACTCATTGTGAAATCAAAAACCTCTTAGGCgagaaatgtttttaaaattacgAAAACGGAAACAAGGAAACATAAAATACTTCCTAGGATGCTGAATAAGCATTCAAGAAACAGGAAAACGCTTTTAAAAACGCAGGAAGGcttttaatgaataattttttttttataagttatgaaaaaattatccagaaaacaTGAGTTTTTTTTGGTGACTTTGTGACGCTTTTTAAAGATTTGTAATCATCTAGTAATGCGGATAAAACAATAAATACAATCTAGTAATGCGGATAAATACAAATTTCTATTTTCAGATcctattaataaaaatattgaagtgtTAAAAAATGCATCTAAAAAAATAGGTACGTTTAAAACACATGGAAACGTAAAAAACACGTTAATGTTGTTTCAAATGCGAAAAACTCATCCGAGAAACAAGATAATGTTTCTAGAAACGCTGGAAAATATTacgaatcaaaaaaaaattatctttcgtCTGTTTTGGAACTCTTGAGTACCCAAAGCAAAATATGGACATTCCGGGAAAGACAAGTCTTTTGGGCAATTTAgaatcaacaaaaatattttttttagatgattacacactataaggatgtccaaatctaggatttATTTGTAGGAGCTCGATTAATTTCTGAcctaagatatttttaattaaacaaaggtgccccacttccccctaaatgtaataaaaataattaaaaaactaattGTGGAATAATATCGTGCTCTAAAATTAAGacattactttaaaaaaaaactattataaaactttctattttatttaatctAAATAAGAatcttgttttttattttaatttatatttttagtattttttaattatgtccTCTTATCGAAATTTTTAACTTAGCATAATAAAAGTTAATcatgaaatttgaaataatttttcataaatatttatcataataaaaataaaagaggtGGCagagcgtccgaggctttgtgagctgctcgaactcccgagaacgAGCTCTatcttatataccttttcgcaagtTTTTCTGGTGTATATAAAATTATGGTagaatttaatttgtctataaatcaccacaaaaccatcttgaagttgaaaattttcttcaagaaaagggcatcaaaaaaatcataaccttttaattaataattgaacaaattatatgaaaatcaggcttttgaccttcaataattcaagatagcgatttttccggtgatagatgtctaaagacgaaatgttcatctcGAGTAACTacgaaacattttcaaaaatgaatgaaatcgccagggccaattttttgcaaagtttgaaaaacctaattttttacctatttttgggggatagggaacgtatgaaagggaAGGAGGAAAAACTAAAGAGGTTGGGTTCGAGATAAGGTCATTTGAGAAGGGGTCATCgcagaccggaagttgatatctcttactgtttgaattttatatgggtcaatataagaaaaacaatatttttaaaacaaagatATAAACGTTACTtttccgatccatcaccgattatgaccgatgcagtggggttcagaattaaatgatctttcaaaaaagtccaaatttgtccaaatccattaaaaattaggctctccagggtggttgacctttgaccttcaatgattcaagatggcgatttttccggtgataggtgtctaaggacgaaatgttcagctggactacctccgaaacatatccaaaaatgaacgaaatcgtcagagccaattttttgcaaagtcataaaaccatgtttttggaggggttagaaggggtgggggtaatttgggtaagttagttcgatagagaaaGTTGACttggggggggggtcaccgaagaccagaagtctCTCTTGCCGTTTGGCAACTAGgatggtgaaaagttgaaaaaaagttgagtggaaactgctctctcttggagttcgagcagttaaaaatcaTGAAATTGACTTGCTGCATAATATGCTGCCACCCCGAAAGAGTTAACACTGTTAATACCgagtttcttttcaaaaatttaaattgatgtgATAGATATCTCCTGTCTTTAAGAACGGCACCGATTCCAAGTCAAGCACACCCGGCAGATTCAAATCTTTTTGTAATTACTTCTTTATAATATGAAGTACTTGctgcacgtactcaagaatctgCGTGGTGTGCGAGTGAATTTCTCTCGGTCACTAAAAAGCTGACGGGTGCGAgtacgatttcaataatttgctcTCAAATGAGCAAACTTTCACTCATCCACAGCGCCACTTGACGTAGCGAGAGTTGGCAAGATAAGCCTCAATTCCGGAAATTTTCCTCGATTATTTCGCAAGTGTTCAACAGTAGATAGATTACTATTCATCATTAATTCTTATAAGAAGCAGCACAAGagagaaaaatgaataatttgcgTAATTTGTAGTTTTTAgcgaccatcgccgtcttagcgttaatGACGAACCTCCATAAtaaaaacgatggaaaacccaTTCACAATTTGTATATGCCAAACATCCATAGGATGTACAGTTTTACAATCTTAAACATTTTTAGAATAACActcaaatttgtgaaaaaaaaatttataaaaaattccaaaaaatctcAAGCCTAATGTTTAAGGTACTACCAATCGAGTAACATAACGCGGCAATGAATTAAGAACAGTCAAGAACAGAATTTGGAAGAATTGAAAAAGTGCTAAAATTCTTCACAAAACATACGtattttgaaatgtaaaatgaccatttcattcaaatttattatgagtGAGTAGAGTAAAGCACAAGTTTGCAAGGAATGCGGTTAATTAACATGCGttcttttttttcgaattaaacGAACATAGTTTGCTTGGTAAAATACTTATATATTATAATTCTTTACAATTCTCCTgaacaatatcaaaaaaatatatatttataatggaatttataacaaaaataaaaactcaattttaataaaaaaaattaataaacaatgcTTATATCATAATGCTCTTCCactataaattgaataaaaataatgacCCTGGGCGTAAAtaacaaggggtaactcattgcGAAACTTTAGACACCCAGTTAACAGAAAAATGGGATTGAGTTATCCTTTGGTAAAttagcaaaataaaataaaatttttggtaaataaacaaaatgaaatcgctcacaaaacaaaagttgttcACTTTTTACTTGACAATGACAGCTTATTTTTCGGGGTTgtcacattttaattttcacatttcaaaCGATTTTTCGACATAcatttgcaagaaaaacagtTCTTCAGAAAACTTAGATGAAAAGCGTTTTAGAGACCGTCTTCTTTTTAGTGAAGTGATGGTTTCCGTGGATTCATGGATCTTGAATCTAATAATcggtaaattaattttaattgggAGCAAGAGTTATAGTTCGTTTACTCGGATTTCGCAATGCAATTCTtcggtttctcaggtttcgcgatgcCATTTTTGGGATTGTCgagtttcaattcaatttaatttaaagtttatttcaCGCGTAAAGGATACAAAATTTCCTC
Proteins encoded in this window:
- the LOC129804474 gene encoding serine hydrolase-like protein isoform X1, whose translation is MWKSAEETLAREIFRHAKESSDGEAIKDVRGNSKKATKVRIDVPWGHIAGKWWGPKNGRPILCIHGWQDNIGTFDTLIPLLPEEFGYLAIDLPGHGFSSPFPHGMSYTAYDYIWLIKRIQEIYEWEKISILCHSLGALITFVYAGLFPDKVEFVIALDALKPKIMPDIVDYLQTMLANVAIEDERNLNPSEPPSYTYDELVERLHIGTFKSISPEYCPYILSRGVRKSTKYPDKYYFNRDGRLKYLKHLLISQESCVILARRINIPYMYIRCEQSVVKFWEEEKYLLEVIEEMKNCNPLFVMHQVNGRHHVHLTNPTVVSGTISDFIRKNYKSNGKIKSKL
- the LOC129804474 gene encoding probable serine hydrolase isoform X2, coding for MIILRQVLRAVGVRQISLARKMTTSVKPEANGLPDREVQEFTFSVPWGNVAGKWWGSRNTRPIICLHGWQDNAGSFDTLIPYLPPEYSYLALDLPGHGLSSRIPDGMLYSWVDISQSLRILADQEKWEKISIIAHSLSSLVGFSYSAYFPDKVDLMIGIDALKPHIRPPEKYIAMVQRGFEAFFLADKRNREHSEPPSYSFDDIVERLHKGTNGSVTKEACPYLLKRALAKSSTDPEKFYFTRDNRLKGFNFASFSQDIAIEMTKKIKCPYMFIKCTNSVYYEDKKYIEEIIQVFRENNPNFEYHKIEGKHHAHLNEPHKFSDLLSQFIRKHRAV